Genomic DNA from Dehalogenimonas lykanthroporepellens BL-DC-9:
ATCCGGCCCCGGCAAAGATGACATCGATTTTTTCTTCGATGGCGGTTTTTACCAGATCGGCAAAATCGGTCAGAGCAACCATGATGTTGACACCAAGAACCCCTTTCGTCTGCTCCCTGGCTTTTCTTATCTCCTTGCGCAACCCCCTGATGTTGGCCTCGAAGAAATTGGTGGTAAAATCCCGTTCAAATAACCCAACACCGGGAGCCGCAATAACACCCACTCCTCCGGCGTTGGCCACCGCCGAAGCCAGACCGGACATCGAAATGCCGACCGCCATGCCACCTTGAACGAGAGGTAACCGGGCTTTATGCTGACCTATGCGTAAAGACGGCGGTTTATACCACCTGCTGAATTCTTCCAGTTCAGCGCTTATGTCGTCTCTCGAAACCGTTTCCAAATCATTCTCCTAGAATGTCGTATGATGAAGAGTATAGTATTTTTGTTCGTAACGTCAAGTTCTTCGACCGTTCAGGGCATTTCCAGATAATAGCCCAACCCCGGCTTGCTCATGATGGCCGGACAGGGTGTTTTACTTTCTTCCAGTTTGCGCCGCAAGCGACCTATATATACTCTCAAGGCGTTAACTGCACCGGGATAGTTCTCGCCCCAGATAATCTCTGCCAACCTGTCGTGGCTGACTACGTTTCCTTTATTGCGCATGAGTTGAGACATTATCAGCCCCTCGGTTCGGGTCAGCTCCAGTTCACCGTTATCGGCACATTGCAGAACGTTCCGGGCAGTATCCAGGGTGAAACCGCTGAAGCTGATGACCGGTGGCTCGCTGGCCGCGGCCTGACGCCGAAGGAGGGTCCTGACCCTGGCCAGCAGTTCCATTTGCCGGAACGGTTTGACAACATAATCGTCAGCCCCCCATTCCAGCCCTTTTACGATGTCCTGCTCATCGCCCCGGGCGGTGAGGACCATAATCAGGACCTGTGATGACTGCCTGATACTCTTCAAAACCTCGAACCCGTCCATATCGGGCAGACCCAGATCAAGAATAACCACCTCCGGATTTTCCGCCTGCGCCAGGCTTACTCCCTCCTTACCGAACCTGGCGGTGAACAGTTCCGCGTCCGGCATATTCATATTGAAAGCCAGTTCCAGGTAATCAACGATAGTCCGGTCATCCTCGATAATCAACACCTTCATTTAGTTGCCTCCTTTATCAACGGATCAGTTTTATTAACCGGCACCTCGACAGTAAAGGTACTGCCTTTACCCTCTTCACTGTTTACGGTGATATACCCATGATGAAGTTCGACCAGCCGCCTGGCCAGTGCCAGACCCAACCCAAGGCCGCCGTGACGGGCGCCGCTTTTCTTGAGCCTGCGGTAAGGCAGAAAGATATTTTCATGTTCATCTTCGGAAATACCAAGGCCGTTGTCGCACACCTCGATACGCAAATTTCCTGATACGATTCGAGCTTTCAGTTCGATAACCCCCCCGCTGGGTGTATACTTGAAAGCGTTGTTAAGCAAGTTCATCACGGTCTGGTCCAGGCGGTTGGCATCCGCCCAGACGCGACCGAGGTCATCCGGAACATCAACGATAAACCGCTGGCCGTTAGCCTGAGCTTCAACCCTGGCATATTCCGCCGTTTTCCTGAGAACAAAGGCAGCATCGATATAAGTGCAGTTGAGTTCCAGCAGACCCATCTGGCCTTTTTCAAGGTCAAAAAGCTGACTTACCGTTCGGTTCAGGTTGACCGCACCCATGTGCACGTTTTCAGCCATCCTGTTCCATGGCGCCTCTGTCAATCCCTGCACCAGAGCTTCACTGGCCCCGAGTAACGGAGTCAGCGGGGTCTTGAGATCATGGACCAGGGCATGCGTAAACATCCGGCGTTGCTCAATTTGCTCGGTCAACTGGGCGTTAACCTGCGCCAGAGCGGCTGTTCTTTCCTCCACCAGTTCTTCCAGTCTGGTTTGATGAAGCACCAGTTCCTGTTCCATTATCTTGCGCTCGGTGACATCTGCGGCGATAATGCCGATGCCGTCATTGACCCGGAATATCTTGACATCCAGATACCGTGGGTCACCGGAAGATTCTTCTGTCGCCAGGGAGTAATTGATGGTTCCGCCCTCGGTCAGCACACGGCGGTACTCATCGGCATGGTCAGTAAACCCGACACTTCTCCCTAAGTCGAAGATATGAGCACCCAGGCTTTCCTCGCGGGTACGCCCGGATAGAGCGAATGCCGCCGGATTGGCTTCAACCAGTTTCAAACCGGCATCATAAAGATAAAAGGCATCTGTCGCCGAGTTTATGAAAGCCGCCAGCTGTCTCTGGGAAACCCTCAGTGCCTCTTCGGCATTTTTCCGGCGGCTCACATCCCAGGCAAAGACGAAATTATATTCCTGATCTCCGTATTTAACGTAACTGCCGCTGACTTCCACCGGAAAAATTCTTCCATCTCTAGCTCTGAAAACGGATTCCAAGACCGATGTCTGCACTCTTTTGAAGTTTTCCCACATCACTGGCCACATGGAAGGCGGAAAATTGACATCCACCTGATGTATGGTCATATTGAGGAGTTCGTTGCTGGAATATCCCAGAGCCTTGACCGCGCCTTCGTTGGCGTACACTATCCGCCCCTGGTCGTTGACCCAGAGTATCAGACCGCCGGATTTATCCAGGAAAAACCGGCTGATATAAAGGGCTTCACTGGTCTGTTTGCGATGGCTGATATCCCTTAAAAAAACCACCAGGCGCTCCCGGCCGCAGACATCGGTCAGGGTACTGCCGACTTCTACCGGCAGTAGTGTGCCGTCAAGCCGGCGCAACTGGTATTCCCGCTCAACGACCACCGGACTGGAATCAACATCATCGGATAGCTGGAACTCCGGAATCAATTCAAGGAAATTTCCGGGTGGCGCCGTCCGTTCATCATAACCGCTCAATCTGGTCATGGAGGCATTGACCGCCATAATATCAAAGGAAACTCTATCAAGAATAGTTGCGGCCCAGGGCATCAATTGAAACAGACGATGTATCTCCTGGATGACCAGGCTATCAGGAATAGGCGATATACCAGCGGTAACCCTGGTCAGCGGTTTGTCATGGGGTGGCGGTTTATTTTCAGCCATACGGCCATATTATAATTGTTAACCTGTAGTTTGTGAATATTTTTACCGCAAATAAGGATAATTGTCCATAATGCCCATTATTCCGGAACGGCATTACTCAGGGCTTTCAGTACCAGTTCGGACAACGCGGGATGAATATGAATGCCGGAGGCGATATGGTCGATACCGCCTTCGTTGGCCATGGCATTGACGACCTCCTGTACCAGCACCGAAGACCATGGGCCAACAATATGAGCACCTAGTATTTTGCCGGTATCCTGCTCGAGGATAATCTTGGCAAACCCGTCATCGTCCATCATCGCTGTTCCAAGGGCGGTGTCCTTGTAATCCGCCCTGCCCACCATTATCTTGGTGTGGTTTTTCCGGGCTGTGGCTTCGGTCAGGCCAACAGATCCGATCTGAGGATGAGTAAAAACAGCATGCGGTGATGACTGATAGTCCATGACTGCCTGATGCCCGTGAAGTCCATTGGCGGCGGCGACCGCGGCCTCGGCATGGGCGGTATGAGTGAACTGTTCCCTGCCGTTGATATCACCGAAGGCATAGATGCCTTTGACACCGGTCTCCAGATGTTCGTTGACCTTGATGAACCCCGGTTCATCGGTTTCGATACCCGACTGCTTTACCTTCAACAGGTCGGTATTGGGGATGCGGCCGGTAGCCACCAGCAATTTCTGAGCCCGGACACTGTCCGCGCCACTGCCCCCCGCCCTTTCATAATTGACTATAAATCCGAGCTGGTCGCCAGCTGAAGCGACATCGGTAACCCTGGCTCCGGTTATCACTTCCATCCGACGTCGCAAGGCTCGGGTGACGGTTTCGATAATCTCCGGCTCCTCCCCGGTCAGGATATCGGAACGCATTTCCAGCAGGGTAACCCGGGTGCCCATGGCTTCGAAGAAGTGAGCGAACTCCACACCGATGTATCCGCCCCCGATTATGACCAGACTGTCCGGTCGCTCTTCCAGTTCCAGGAGTGTTTCATTGGTAAGATAGTCCACATTGTTGAGCCCCTGAATCGGCGGCACCGCCGGTCGGGTTCCAGCGGCGATGAATATCTTTTCGGCCTTGATTTCCGTCGAGCCTACCCGCAGGGTATAAGGCGCTATGAACTCCCCGGTGCCGTCGTAGAAATCCAGGGCATCTGAACTTTCCAGATACCGCCGTATGCCAGAGCTGTCCTCATGTACCACCTGACGCATCCGCTTCATGATGGCCGGAAAATCAATGCTTTCCACCCGTCCTTCAACCCCAAGCCGCGCGGCTTCTCTTATCTCCATAATGCGGTCAGCCGGGAAAATAAGCATCTTCGATGGAATACAGCCGACGTTAAGGCAGGTGCCGCCAACCGGCCCCCGGTCCACCAGAGCCGCCTTGAGGCCAAGTTCAACCGCATTGTCCAGAACATCCAGCCCGGCACCGGACCCGATGACGATTACGTCATAGTGTTTCATGGCCGCCTCCTTGAATCTGACGTCCCGACCATTGTATCACTCCCGGGAACAGCCCCCTAACCTCCGGGCCGGGTTGCCTTAAGAACGGGCGGCTTATATACTGAACTAAACATGAGGGGGCAGTATGTGGCAGTTCGACACCACGTTTTCAGACATTATCCAGCGAACGCCTAATGTAAAATCATTCCGTTTTCCGGTCAGCCCGGCGGAAGCGCCCTTCAAGGCCGGGCAGTATTTTTTTGTTACCCTGCAGGTCGGAGGGGAACCGGCCTTGCACCACTTCACCATTTCCAGTTCGCCCGGCGACAACTATCTGGAGTTCACCAAGAAAATCACTTCCCACCCCTATTCGCTGGCCCTCGACGCCGCGCGACCCGGCGACCCGGTCAGCATCAAAGGTCCGGCCGGCGCCTTTACCCTGCCGCCGGATGACGGTCGCCTGGTCTTTCTGACCGGCGGTATCGGCATCACTCCGGTCAGAAGCATGCTGGGTGATATCGCTGAAGGCAGAACGGAAAAATTTGAAATTGAGGTAATCTGCGCCAATGAGCGGCTGGAAGACATGGTCTTCCACGATGAACTCCGGGCAATGTCAGCTGACCTGCCCGGATTAAGAATACACAACGTCCTTTCGCAACCGCCGCAAAACTGGACCGGCGAAACAGGGCGTATCGACAAAAGTCTTATTATGAAGCTGATACCTGATTACATTGATCGGCGTTTCTTTATTTCCGGCCCGCCGTCCATGGTGATATCGATCCAGGAGCAACTGGCCGCGCTGAAAATCCCTCTGGACCACATCATGAGAGATTCCTTCACCGGATATGATTGATGCGGTCATGACAACCGAAACACGGAGGGACGGATGACACTGATCAGACATGACCGGACGGCTTTCGGACGCCCCGGTTCGGCACCGAACTGGACGGGCGGCGCCAAGGATGGCGTCGGTACCGCCCGTAACTCGGTCAGCCGGGTCTGGTTTACCCTGTCCCGGGGAATGGTCACCGAGCTGTTCTACCCAACCATCGACCAGCCACAGGTCAGACACCTGGAACTCCTGGTAAGCGATGGCGAGAGTTTTGTCCAGTCGGAAAGCCGCCATCTGTTTACCGAAACCCGGACGATAACGCCCCACAGCCTGAGTTACCGTGTCATCAACTCCGACCCCGAAGGGCGTTATGTCATCAATAAAACCGTCATCGCCGACCCGTCGTCGCCATGTATCCTGCAGAAGGTCGAAACCAGCGGCGCCAGTGAATGGCTTTCCCGTCTTAAGTTGTTCGTCCAATGCGCACCCCATCTTGCCGGGGGCGGCTGGAACAATAACGCCATGGTGGTGGAATCTGCCGGCAGAACACTGCTGGCGGCCGAAAAAGACGGTACATGGCTGGTGCTGGGGGCGAATGTGCCCTTCATAAAGGTGTCCTGCGGTTACAGCGGCGTCAGCGACGGCTGGAGAGACCTGGCCGAAGACCACCGGCTGGACTGGGAGTTCAATAGCGCTACCGACGGTAACGTCGTCCTGACAGCGGAACTGCCGGTCGACAAACCTGGCGGCTTCACCCTCGGACTGGCTTTCGGCGACAGCCTTCAGCACGCCATCACCAATCTGTTCCATTCTCTGGCATTACCGTTCGAGGAACGCCTTTCACTGTACGACACCCAGTGGTCAAGCTATTACCGGACACTAAGGTCACTGGAAAAATACTCTACTGACGGCGGCACGCTGGCCCAGGCGAGTGTCGCCCTGCTGTCATCCCATGAGGATAAAACTTACCCTGGAGCCTTCATCGCTTCGATGTCAATACCCTGGGGCGAAAGCCGCGCGGCCGGCGACGGGGGCGCCGGTTATCACCTGGTGTGGACCCGTGACATGGTTAATACCGTCACCGGCCTGCTGGCCGCCGGCGATTCAGAACCGGCTCGCCGGGCACTGGTCTATCTGTCGGCGGCCCAGGGCAGTGAGGGCAATTTCCCGCAGAACTTCTGGCTGGACGGCCGGCCTCACTGGCAGGGCGTTCAACTGGACGAAGTAGCCTTCCCGGTACTGCTGGCCTGGAAAATGCACCGCGCCAGGACTCCGGTAGGCATCGATACCTACCCGCTGATAACCCGGGCGGCCGCGTTCCTGATTGATTACGGCCCGGCCACCGAACAGGAACGCTGGGAGGAGAATTCCGGGTATTCCCCCTCGACACTGGCGTCCAACATCGCCGCGCTCATCTGCGCCGCGTCTTTCTGCCGGGAATATGGCGATGCGACTACGGGAGCTTTCATCGAGGATTACGCCGATTTCCTCGAAGCCCACCTGGAACAGTGGACGGTGACCGACCGGGGTCGTCTGACCAAGGGCATCACCCGTCATTACATCCGCATCAATCCGGTGGCGGTCGATGGTATTCACCATGACGATACCCCCGGTGACAAGACGATTTACCTGCAGAACCAGGAACCGGGAAACTCAGCCGAGTTTCCGGCCCGCGATATCGTCGATGCCGGCTTCCTGGAACTGGTACGTTACGGCATCCGTGCGGCTGACGATCCGCTTATCCGGGACTCCCTGAAAGTCATCGACGCGGTACTCAAGGTCGATACCCCATTCGGTCAGGTATGGCGCCGCTACAATCATGACGGCTACGGCCAGCGAACGGACGGCGGCGATTATCAGGGCTGGGGACGCGGCGGCGGCTGGCCGCTGTTGACCGGCGAACGGGCGCATTACGAACTGGCCGCCGGAGGCGACATCAACCAATACCTGACCGCCATGGAGGGGTTTTCATCCTACACCGGCCTGTTGCCGGAACAGGTCTGGGACCGGGACGATTTACCGGAGGCGGGCATGTACCAGGGGCGTCCGACCGACGCCGCCATGCCGTTAATGTGGGCGCATGCCGAATATATAAAGCTGTTGCGCTCACGAGCTGACGGCCAGGTCTTTGACCGGATACCTGAAGTAGCCGACCGGTATCTGAAGAAGAACCGACAGAGAACCGAACATGAAGTCTGGAAGCCCAATTATCGGCCGTCTTATATCCGGGCCGGAACCCGGTTGAGAGTGATTACTCCGGGATCTTTCCAACTGGTGTGGACGATGGATGACTGGTCTACCGTCAATAAGACCCAAGCTACAGCCACCGGCATCGGTCTGTATTATGTCGACCTGGCCACCGCCCCAAAACAGCGACAGCCGGTGATATTCACTTTTTTCTGGACCGGTGAAGACCGTTGGGAAGGCCGAAATTATGAAGTCAAGGTAAAAGGAGCCGAAGAATGAAAATAGGTATGATAGGACTCGGCCGGATGGGCGGCAATATCACCCGCCGGTTGCTAAGAGCCGGTCATGAAGTCGCCGCGTACGACCCGGTGCCGTCAGCGGTGGCCACAGTCGCCGAGGAAGGCGCTGTCGGCACCGCTTCACTGGAAGAACTGGTCGCGGCGCTGGCACCGCCCCGGGCGCTCTGGCTGATGGTGCCTGCCGGCGAGCCGACGGAAGATACCCTCGCCCGGCTGGGAGATTTGCTGGACGCGGGGGATACCGTCATCGACGGCGGCAATTCCTATTACCGGGACAGCATGCGGCGGGCTACCATGCTGGCGGACAAAGGCATTACCCTTTTGGATGCCGGTACCTCCGGCGGCGTCTGGGGCTTGACTGAAGGCTATTGTCTGATGATCGGCGGCGATGAAGCCGCTTTCCTGCGACTGGAGACGGTATTTCAGACACTGGCGCCGTCGCCCGAACATGGCTACGCCCGGGTCGGCCCGTCAGGTGCTGGCCATTTCGTCAAGATGGTACACAACGGCATCGAGTATGGCCTGATGCAGGCATATGCCGAGGGCTTCGAACTGATGCAGGCCAAGGAAGAATTCAACCTCGACCTGGCCGAAATATCGGAATTATGGCGTTACGGGAGCGTGGTCAGGTCATGGCTCCTGGATTTGAGCGCCTCGGCGCTCAAGGACGACCCGGAACTGTCCGGACTGGCTTCCTGGGTGGCCGATTCCGGCGAAGGCCGCTGGACAACCGAAGAAGCCATTGAACTGGGCGTTCCGTTGCCGGTCATTACCCTGGCTCTGCAGGCGCGCTTCCGTTCACGGCAGGCGGAGCCGTTTTCCGGCAAACTCCTGGCGGCCATGCGCCAGAAGTTCGGCGGTCATGCCGTCAAGCCGGCGGAATAGCCCGGCCCCACTCTTGGACGAAGTATCGACATAAGGAGAAGACAGATGAAAGCCATCGGCATGATTCGCGGCGAAAGCGGGGTCACCGAACTTGAAATACCCCGGCCAAAAATTACCGCCGCAGACGATGTGCTCATAAAAGTCCGTGAAGTTGGCCTGGACGGTACCGATTTCGGCATCCTGGCCAAAAATCGGCCGGATATTGCCCCCGGCGCCGATTACATGGTGCTGGGCCACGAAATGACCGGCCGAATCGAAGCCGTGGGGCCGGCGGTGACAACGCTCAAGCCAGGCGACCTGGTGACGGTCACCGTCCGCCGCGGTTGCGGCATCTGTCATCCCTGCCTGGAGAACCAGAGCGACATGTGCATGACCGGACTGTATACCGAACGGGGCATCCACAAGCTGGACGGTTTTCTTTCCGAATACGTCGTCGACAGGGAGCAGTATGTGGTCAAAGTTCCCGACGACTGTACCGACATGGCAGTGCTGTCCGAACCGATATCCATCGTTGAAAAGGGCATCGAACAGATAAGGTTGATTCAGTCCCGACTGCCCTGGAACTGCGTTCACCCGGAACACACTTTCGATTCACCGCTGTGGGGCGGCTGTAAACTGGCCATGGTCATCGGCGCCGGACCGCTGGGGTTGATGGCGGCGGCCTTACTGCGTCTGGCCGGGGCCAGCGTGGTAGTCACCGATATTGTCAATGACAACCACCCCAAGGCCCGACTGGCCGGTTATCTGGAAGCTCAATACATCAATGTCCGCGGACTGACCGCCGAACAGATTATGGAACAGTCTCTAATCAAGGGTGAGAGGCTGGATATAATCTTCGAGGCTTCAGGGGCTTCGGCGATGGCGTTGGAGCTGGTTAACTTTATGTCACGCTCCAGCATCTATGTGATGACAGGTATCCCCCAAAAGGAGCAGAAGGTCGATATCGACGCCGCCGCTATCGTCCGCCAGATGGTGCGCTTCAACCAGGTCATCGTCGGCAGTGTCAATTCCAACAGGCATCACTTCGAGTCGGTAATGAAGTCCATCCCCCTCTTGAAGGAGCGTTTCCCGGAACTGCGTAACCGCGTGCTGACCGACCGTTTTGGTTTTAACGACTATCGGGAAGCCTTTAACCGGCGGAACGCCGAGAGCATCAAGACCTATATCAGCCTGGAGAAAGAGTTTCAGTCCAACAGTTGAGTTTCGTCATCCGGGGCATCGGCCTCTACCCGACGTTCGATGAGTTCCCAGCGCACCATACCGTCTTCGATAAGCTGGCGGATACGGCTCTGGGCCGCGGTCAGGCGGGGGTCCTGTCCGCTCTTCACTTCCATAATAACGATTTCACGGACATCACCTGAGGCCAGGCCGGGAAATACCACCAGGTCTACCGGACTGCCGATGAAACGAGCCTCGGTGGGGTCATAACGGAACTCCGGCAGATAAGGCGCCATCTGTTCGGTAAAACGCCCACCCAGCACTGCTCGGCTCTGAGTGACTGCCTGCCGCGAAGCCCGGGCGACTTCGGTCTGCCAGTAATCCTGTTCCAGTTTCTGCCAATCACGGAACCGGGCTTCAAAACGCCACTTGATGAGGTAGTAGTTGATGGTCACCAGGATGAAGGTGATCACTAACGCCAAGCCGATGATGAGCAGGGTATCCATTAACTGCTCCCGGGTTTGGTCAGCGGCTCCCCCTGCCGGCACAAGGGGCAGTCCTCGGGGCTGTAAGAAGGAGCCGAGGCTTCCAGACAGCCGTACAGCGGCAGACCGTCGAAATCCAGCCCGCCGCCGGAACGATCCACCAGCACCCCGATACCGACCACTTCAGCCTGGTACCCAGCCAGAGCATCCAGGACTTCCCGGATACTCTTACCAGTGGTTAAAACATCATCCACCACCAGCACCCGGCGTCCGGCCGGGATACGGAAGCCACGCCTGAAGGCGCGTTCCCCTGTTTCTAATTTTTCAGCGAAAGCCGCCGGTAAACCCATCTGCCGGGCTGTTTCAAAAGCCAGGATGATACCGCCGGTAGTCGGTCCGACAACCAGTTCGACACCCTTGCCGGCAAAATGCTCGGCTATCAGACCGCACAACGGCACCGCCGCGGCCGGATTCTCAATGACGCGAAACTTTTCCCAGTAAACCGCCGAATGCCGCCCGGAGGTCAGCTTGAAATGACCTTTGAGCACGGCGCCGGAACTGATAAACAGCTCTTCGATGCGCTCCCGGCTCAGTCTGTCATCCGTCATCCGAGGACTCCTACAGACGTTGCCGGCAGGAAAGCCGTCTCGCCGGTTTCCTCGAATTTGTGATTGGGGGCGCCGCCGAAGCTACCCAAGGGCCAGAAGATGAACCAGGCCTTGCCGTGAATATCCTCCCGCTCAATGGTCCAGCCCTGCGATGAATCCAGGCTTACCGGGCGGTTATCGCCCCGCACGTAGTACTCGCCTTCGGGAATCGTCACCGGAGCGATGGTGCGGGAATCCCGATTGACGATATAACGCTCATCGAGCAATTCACCGTTAATGTAGATGAAACCGTCAATTACCTCGACTGTTTCACCGGGCAGACCGATTATGCGCTTGATGAACTCACGCCCGTCATTGTACGGTGACGGAAATACAATGATGTCTCCCCGCTGTGGGTCGCCAAAGGCATAGGCGACCTTGCTCACCAGCAGACGGTCAGCGTCCTTCATGTTGGGGTCCATACTGGTGCCGTCCACGATGGAATTCAGCAAAGTGAACTGAAACAGGATGAATATGGCCAGCGCCCCGACCAGAACGTAGGCAAGTTCAATCAGTGCGGCTTTGACAGCTTTCAAGTCATCTCCTCGGTGTTGTCGGCGGTATTATATCAGACACAGCCGGATTGCGATAACCATGGTAAGGTTTCAGTACATATTGGGCTTTTGCAATGTATGCAAAAGTTCAGAAACATATGGGACTCCCGGGGAGGTGAAACCCGGGAGTCCCATATGTATTGGCCCCTTACATTTAGTTGACACCATGATGTGCGCGTCATAAAATGCAACCAAATTAGTCAGGGAGATTCTGCAATGCCATATTGTTCAAAATGCGGAACAGCCATTAGTGACGGCGACGAATTCTGTAAATCATGCGGTACTAATCTACAAAATAAACCTGCCACAAAAAAAGAGGATGATGTTGTCCGACCTCAAGAAAGCCCACCAACTATTGCCAAACATCCCGTATATGAACCTAATTTCCCTCCTCCGGCAACTCCACCATCTTCTCCACCGCTGTCATCTCGTACATCTACAAAGAAATCAAATAATATAGAAATACTTCTATCGGTCTTTTTGGGTTTAGCAATAATTGGGGCAGGAATTCTTGGTTTTTTATATTTTGATGCAACCAACACAATTGATGTTCGTGATCAAACAATCGGTGAGTTGAATAGTGATATATCAAATCTGCAATCACAATTGTCTGATTCAGAATTTGAATTGACAACCACCAAAAATGACTTCCAAGATTTGAATGACCAATTAAGCACAACGATAAATCAACTAACAACTACTCAAGATCAGCTTACGGAAATTCAGTCCAAATATCCACTCAAGAATTTTTCATCGCTTTTCCAATTACAAGCATGGGCAAACAACCATATCCAACCATATCAACAGTATGCCAATGGAACATATGCAGGAGCTCTGGAAATCCAAGAGGCTGCCATGAATGAAGGGTACTTGGTTTCGGCTTGTTTGGAAGAAACCTCTTCTGGATTATATTTTATAAGTATGCAGGCAATGATTGGGTCAACACTTTATTGGTGGCACCCAGAAGATGGGAATGTATATTTGTACTTGAATAACATCAATTAGCTTAATACCATCGCAATTTGATTAATGGGTGGCATTACAATAAGAGGTACGACTATGAGTTCTAGTTTTCGGAATTTTGTCATTATCTCACTGGTTGTGCTACTAAGTATTAGCGGAGTCAGTGGTTTTGTGGCTTTTCAGACAAGTAATGACCTGAAAGATTCACTGCAGGAGATATCCGGCCTTACAACCCAGTTATCTAGCGCTCGAGATGCCATAAGCGATCTACAAGGCCAACTAGGAAGCCTTAAAAATAACTCTGCCACTCTTAATCAGCAGGCCGCCAAACTAATTAAGAACACCACCGCCAT
This window encodes:
- a CDS encoding two component transcriptional regulator, winged helix family (KEGG: dev:DhcVS_94 DNA-binding response regulator~PFAM: response regulator receiver; transcriptional regulator domain protein~SMART: response regulator receiver), producing MKVLIIEDDRTIVDYLELAFNMNMPDAELFTARFGKEGVSLAQAENPEVVILDLGLPDMDGFEVLKSIRQSSQVLIMVLTARGDEQDIVKGLEWGADDYVVKPFRQMELLARVRTLLRRQAAASEPPVISFSGFTLDTARNVLQCADNGELELTRTEGLIMSQLMRNKGNVVSHDRLAEIIWGENYPGAVNALRVYIGRLRRKLEESKTPCPAIMSKPGLGYYLEMP
- a CDS encoding PAS/PAC sensor signal transduction histidine kinase (TIGRFAM: PAS sensor protein~PFAM: ATP-binding region ATPase domain protein; histidine kinase A domain protein; PAS fold-4 domain protein~KEGG: dev:DhcVS_93 sensor histidine kinase~SMART: ATP-binding region ATPase domain protein; histidine kinase A domain protein; PAC repeat-containing protein; PAS domain containing protein) → MAENKPPPHDKPLTRVTAGISPIPDSLVIQEIHRLFQLMPWAATILDRVSFDIMAVNASMTRLSGYDERTAPPGNFLELIPEFQLSDDVDSSPVVVEREYQLRRLDGTLLPVEVGSTLTDVCGRERLVVFLRDISHRKQTSEALYISRFFLDKSGGLILWVNDQGRIVYANEGAVKALGYSSNELLNMTIHQVDVNFPPSMWPVMWENFKRVQTSVLESVFRARDGRIFPVEVSGSYVKYGDQEYNFVFAWDVSRRKNAEEALRVSQRQLAAFINSATDAFYLYDAGLKLVEANPAAFALSGRTREESLGAHIFDLGRSVGFTDHADEYRRVLTEGGTINYSLATEESSGDPRYLDVKIFRVNDGIGIIAADVTERKIMEQELVLHQTRLEELVEERTAALAQVNAQLTEQIEQRRMFTHALVHDLKTPLTPLLGASEALVQGLTEAPWNRMAENVHMGAVNLNRTVSQLFDLEKGQMGLLELNCTYIDAAFVLRKTAEYARVEAQANGQRFIVDVPDDLGRVWADANRLDQTVMNLLNNAFKYTPSGGVIELKARIVSGNLRIEVCDNGLGISEDEHENIFLPYRRLKKSGARHGGLGLGLALARRLVELHHGYITVNSEEGKGSTFTVEVPVNKTDPLIKEATK
- a CDS encoding FAD-dependent pyridine nucleotide-disulfide oxidoreductase (PFAM: FAD-dependent pyridine nucleotide-disulphide oxidoreductase; pyridine nucleotide-disulphide oxidoreductase dimerisation region~KEGG: mpd:MCP_0970 putative FAD-dependent pyridine nucleotide-disulphide oxidoreductase), encoding MKHYDVIVIGSGAGLDVLDNAVELGLKAALVDRGPVGGTCLNVGCIPSKMLIFPADRIMEIREAARLGVEGRVESIDFPAIMKRMRQVVHEDSSGIRRYLESSDALDFYDGTGEFIAPYTLRVGSTEIKAEKIFIAAGTRPAVPPIQGLNNVDYLTNETLLELEERPDSLVIIGGGYIGVEFAHFFEAMGTRVTLLEMRSDILTGEEPEIIETVTRALRRRMEVITGARVTDVASAGDQLGFIVNYERAGGSGADSVRAQKLLVATGRIPNTDLLKVKQSGIETDEPGFIKVNEHLETGVKGIYAFGDINGREQFTHTAHAEAAVAAANGLHGHQAVMDYQSSPHAVFTHPQIGSVGLTEATARKNHTKIMVGRADYKDTALGTAMMDDDGFAKIILEQDTGKILGAHIVGPWSSVLVQEVVNAMANEGGIDHIASGIHIHPALSELVLKALSNAVPE
- a CDS encoding oxidoreductase FAD/NAD(P)-binding domain protein (PFAM: oxidoreductase FAD/NAD(P)-binding domain protein; Oxidoreductase FAD-binding domain protein~KEGG: rci:LRC140 oxidoreductase FAD/NAD(P)-binding component) gives rise to the protein MWQFDTTFSDIIQRTPNVKSFRFPVSPAEAPFKAGQYFFVTLQVGGEPALHHFTISSSPGDNYLEFTKKITSHPYSLALDAARPGDPVSIKGPAGAFTLPPDDGRLVFLTGGIGITPVRSMLGDIAEGRTEKFEIEVICANERLEDMVFHDELRAMSADLPGLRIHNVLSQPPQNWTGETGRIDKSLIMKLIPDYIDRRFFISGPPSMVISIQEQLAALKIPLDHIMRDSFTGYD